The genomic window TACCAGGCGAAGGTTCAGGGTTACGACAAATTCCGGGCATAAGTATCCTGTGGCAGACAACCTGCTGCAACGTAATTTTACAAGTGATCGTCCCAATCGGGTCTGGGTTAGCGATATAACCTACGTCTGGACTCACCAGGGCTGGCTGTATCTGACTGTTTTTATCGACTTGTTTTCCCGGTCCGTAGTGGGTTGGTCCATCAGCGCCTCACTGGGTCATGAAATGGTCGTGAAAGCTCTTAAGCGTGCCGTGGGGCGACGGCAGCCGCCAGAAGGCCTGATTGTTCATTCCGACCGTGGAGTGCAGTACGCCTGTCGTGGCTTCACGGAAATGCTCGATCATCATGGCTTCGTGCAGAGCATGAGCCGCAAAGGAGACTGCTGGGATAATGCGGTGGCTGAGTCGTTTTTCAAAACCATCAAGACCGAACTGATCTATCAGAACACATTTTTCTCCAGAGATCAGGCGAAGAGGGAAATCTTTGAATATATCGAGTCCTATTACAACGGCATCAGGAGACATTCAACATTGGGGTACAAAACTCCGATCCAGTTTGAACGGCTGAAATATGTGGCTTAACCAGGTGTCCACTTTTCTGTGGCAATACCAGGATGCAATTTAGATTACACCGATACGTAACCTCTATCTTGATTTCCTTTAAAATGAAGGGGGGCGTGTGGTATTCAATCATATTTCTCTCATTAATTCTATCAACTCAGTTTTTTTCGAATCCACATAAGCGTGAGAAGAAATGCATGTTATTGGTGCAATCTCAGCATTTGTCTCTTTTGCAACAAATCGCAGTAAATTACATAGCCCCCAATAGTTACCGTATGCGCGTTTTAAGAATTCATGATTACGGTATACCGCTAATAAACCTATCCTAAGTTTTCTTTTTTTCTCAAGTTGCAGTGCAATATAATTTAAACAAGGTCCGCCAAGCGGCATTATTGTTTCACTTCCGGGCTTTTGTATAATTATAGTATAAGCAGCATGCCATACTTTTTTTCTTTCGTTTATTGCCAAAATTATATTTCTCAATTGGTTTTGAACGGATTTTTCCCCTTTATAGTTTGTCATCCTACGGAAATAAGTTCCCCATTGTGTTTTTACTCGTTCATAAAAACCTCCCTTTCGGTTATACTTTAAATATAATTGATCTGCATTCTCTGAATTTTCATAAAGTTTTTGTGGAAAAATTGTATACGCTACCTGTTTTGGGTTTTGTATTTCGACTTTTTGAGAAAATTCAAACACTCTGTGGTGCAAATCCATGTCCAACAATGTTGGATTTTTGATTTGTACGACTAAATTATTGAACTCCCATCCCTTTTCCTGTAACAATTGTAAAACTTTAATCCATGCACTTTGAAAACCTTCCTCAGCAATTACAATTGGCTCATTTAGCATGTTGCTCACTCCAATTTATTTAAAGATTTTGTTGATCCATATGTATTGTCTTGCTTGTTTTGTCTTCTCATAAAATAATCCTTTAATATGTCATTTCCAACGATTTCAATGGTCACTTCATTTATATGTTTATTCCTGGCTCTTGCGTGGCCAGGTCTTTCGATCCATAAAACAAGATTTATCTTTTGACAACCGCGCCGGCGGCTGTAAATTTACTCTCACGTCAATCTGACGCCGCCACTCACGGCGCTCGATTCGCACACCGCAGCCGCGCCCCGCACCCACCCTGAGGAGGACAGAGCAGATGGTATTCACCGGACTGGACTGGACCATTTTCCTCGGCTATTTCGTGCTCGTTCTGGCGATCTGCTTCTATTTCGCGCGCCGCGCAGGCCGCAGTATCCAGGATTTTTTCCTCACCGGGCGCAACCTGCCCTGGTATATCGCCGGCACAAGCATGATCGCCACCACGTTCGCCGCAGACACTCCCCTGGCTGTTGCGGAACTGGTTGGTAAAAACGGAATCGCGGGCAACTGGTTCTGGTGGAACTTCATCCTGGGCACCACCCTTACCGTGTTCTTCTTCAGCCGTCTCTGGCGCCGCAGCGGCATCCTGACCGATATCGAGTTTATCGAGCTGCGCTACACGGGCAAGCCGGCGGCGTTCCTTCGAGGGTTTCGCTCGATCTATCTGGGAATATTCATCAACTGCGTGATCATGGCCTGGGTCAACCTGGCGATGTTCAAGATCCTGCGGATTACGATGGGTTGGGACAACATGTGGCTGGTGGTCAGCCTCTGCATGCTGATCGTGACGATTTACAGCGCGGCCAGCGGACTCTGGGGCGCCGCGGTGGCCGATACGCTGCATTTTATCACCGCGATGACCGGCTGTATCATTCTCGCTTTTGTAGCCGTGGGCCTGCCGGAAATAGGCGGCATCTCCGGACTGAAGGAGAAACTGGACCCGCAAATCCTCAATTTCCTGCCCAGCGTGGCCGAATCGACCGGCGATATCGACATCGTCGGGATGCTGAAACTGACCTGGCCGGCGCTGTTCGCCTACCTGGGACTGCAATGGTGGGCGAGCTGGTTTCCGGGCGCCGAGCAGGGCGGCGGCGGTTATATCGCCCAGCGGATGATGTCGGCCAAGGACGAGAAACACAGCCTGTTCGCCACGCTGTGGTTCAATGTCGGCCACTACTGCCTGCGCCCCTGGCCCTGGATTCTCGTCGCGCTGGTCTCGCTGGTGCTCTACCCCAACCTGGAACTGAGCGAGAAGGGCGACGGGTTCGTGATGATTATCCGCGACCATCTCCCCTCGGGCCTGCGCGGCCTGCTGATCGCCGCCTTTTTCGCGGCCTACATGTCCACAATCGCCACCCAGCTCAACCTGGGCACGTCCTACCTGATCAACGACTTCTACAAACGCTTCTGGACCAAAGAGGCCAGCGACAAGCACTATGTCAAAGCCAGCCGGGTGACCACGGTGATCATGATGGTGATCGCGCTGATTATCACCAGTCTGCTGCAAACAATCACCGGGGCCTGGATTTTCCTGATCGAGTGCGGCGCGGGCGTGGGCCTGGTGTTCCTGCTGAGGTGGTTCTGGTGGCGGGTCAACGCCTGGAGCGAGATTTCAGCCCTGATCGCCCCGTTTATCGCCTACGGGTTCATCAAGTACAACACGGCAATCGAGTTCCCGCACAGCTTGTTCTACATTGTCGGTTTCACCACCGTGGTCTGGCTGGTAACCACCATGCTTACCCGCCCCACTAACGAGGAACACCTGAAGGCCTTCTACCGCCGCATCCACCCCGGCGGACCGGGCTGGCGCAAGATTGCCGCGCTGGTGCCGGAGGTAAAACCGGACAGTGGCTACGGGGCGATGTTCTGGTGCTGGATCGCCAGCGTGGGGTTGGTTTACAGCGTACTGTTCGGCTTCGGCAAGGTCATCCTCGGCGAGTTCGGCATGGGCGCGGCTTTGCTTGGGTTCGCGGGCCTGATGGTGCTGACTCTGTACATGATTTTGAGCAAAATCGGCTGGGAGCAGGTGGGAGAGTAATCCAGCGGCAAAATTTTTTGCCGAATAAAACCGGGGCTCCGATAGGCTCCGGTTTTTTTTGTTTCGACGCTCACCGATTATTATATCAAAACTTACCTTGAATCTCCTCTTGTATTTATCTGAAACCAGGCTATTTTATTCTTAACAGCCCATTCGGAAAATAAATGGAGGCTGCCCCCCGGCTTGCTATGAGGCAATGCGTTCTCTTTTCAATTCTTCCCCCGGGAAAAAAAGATGAAACTCCAGGAAGTGCTGAACGGACTGAAAAACAGGTACCCCCAGACAATCGAACCGCTCCGGGAAGTCTACAACAACACGGAAATCACCGATCACCTCACTCGGCTGCTGGTCACGTTCGCCGAGCGGTTTCCGGACGTGGAGGAGGTGGGGATCCTGCGCGCGCCGGGGCGGGTGAACCTGATCGGCGAGCACACCGACTACAACGGCCTGCCGGTGATGCCGATGGCGATCGACTACGACATCCTGGCCGCGTTCTCGCCCCGTGAGGACCGCAGAGTCAGGATCGTCAACCCCGAGTTCCCCGACCGCGAATTCGAGCTGGCCGAAAGGATCGAGCGCTATGGCTCGGGCGACTGGGGCAACTATATCGTCGCCGGCGTGCAGGGCGTTATCGATTCGGTCGGTATCGATAAAATACCGCGGGGGTTCAACGCCTGTTTCTACGGAATCCTGCCGACCAGCGCCGGGTTGTCGAGCAGTTCGAGCCTGGTGGTGGCCTCCGGGATGACCGCCCTGCGGGTGGCGGGGGTGGAGATGGAGCCGGTGGAGCTTGCCGGGGCGATGGCTCGCGCCGAAAAATACACCGGTATCGACTGCGGGGAGATGGACCAGGCGGTGAGCCTGCTGGGCGAGAAGGACAAGGTGCTGAAAATCGATTTCTTCCCGCTGCGGGTCCAGACGGTGGAACTGCCGCCGGACTACACGGTGGTGGTGGCCAACTCGATGGTGGAGGCGGCGAAAACCCTCGACGCCAAGATTGCCTACAACACCCGCCACACTGTCTGCAAGCTGGCCACGGCCCTGCTCTGCCGTCGCCTGGAACTCGACAGCGCCAACTTCCTGCGCCTGGGTGATATCTACTACGAACTGGGCCAGGAGCGGATGCTGCGGGAGCTGAAAAATCATTTCCGCTGGCATGGCTACTCACGCAAGGAACTGGCCGGAGAACTGGGGATCACGCTCGACGAGTTCGAGGAGCGTTACGGCAGAACGGTGGACGGTGGGGAGATTCCCGAACCGGACGGCGGCTACAAGCTGCTGGCCCGGGCCCGTCACGTGATCACCGAAACCGGCCGGGTGGAGGAGTCGTTCGAGGCGATCAAGGCCGGCGACGGGGAGCGGTTCGGCGCGCTGATGAACGCGTCCTATTACAGTTGCCGGGACAACTACGAGATCAGCCATCCGGCGATCGACGACCTGGTGGCGATTGCGCTGGAGGCCGGAGCGGCCGGCAGCCGGCTGACCGGCGCAGGGTTCGGCGGCTGCACGGTGAGCCTGGTGGCCGACAGCAGGCTGGAGAGTTTTATGGAGGAGGTCGGGCGGCGCTATTTCGAGGATGCGATCCGCGGCTACCCCGAGGCGCGACTCCGCTACCGCGAGAAAGCGGCCTCGCCCCTGCTGGCCCTGAAACCGTCGAGCGGAGCCAGGGTGCTGTTTGAGTAGAGGCTCCGCCAGCAGGTTGGGAACAAGTGATCGACTAAGAGCCGGTTCTGAACATTAAAGGATAAAAAGGCAGCCCCGCGGGGCTGCCTTTTTTCTGCTGTGCATTGACAAGTGCAAACGCCGGGTATATGATAATTAGATTCATTCTCTTTACCGTGTCCCTGAGGAAACCATCCCTGATGGAAAGGAGCCGTTAGATGGGCAAAACCTACCAATCCACGGTGGTCGAAGCGCCGGCAGCAGAGGTCTGGAAAACGATCCGCGATTTCCACGACATGTCCTGGGCGCCGAACGTGATTACAAAAGTAGAGGCGGTCGGCGGGCAGAAAGGGGATCAGACGGGCGCCCGCCGTGTGCTCAACGATGCGTTCCACGAAACCCTGCTGGAGCTGGACGACAGCGGTCGCCTGATCCGCTACAGTATCGACCAGGGCCCGCCGCCGGTTTCGAGCAGCGATGTGAAAAACTACGAGGGCGTATTGCGCCTGCTGCCGGTGACCGAGGACGGCACGACATTCGTGGAGTGGTCCTCGAGCTGGCAGAACAACGACCAGGCCTGCGCCGAGTTTTGCCAAGGTATTTACGTGGCCCTGCTGGCCGACATGAAGCAGCATTTTTCCTGAAGAACGTGAAAGACAGGCTCGAAAACTAAAGGGGGCAGGCGGCCCCCTTTAGTTTAAGATAATCTCCCGGTATTTTTTACCCAATCCCCTTCAGGCACTTGGCATCCGCTTCCAGGGCCGCGCGTTTCTGCTCCGGAGTTTCCCCGCCCACGAACTCGATCTCGAAATAGCCCTCGAAACCGAACTGTCCGTGGAGGATATCCCACACTTTCTGGAAATCCACCGCGCCCTCGCAGATCAGCGCCTGGCCGCGTCCCTGCATCGGCGTGTTCTGCGCGTGGACCATCACCACGTGCGGCCCGGCGGTCCGCGCGCGCTCGTAGGGGTCCTCGCTGTTGTTCAGGATCTGGTAGTTGAGCTTGAGCGCCGGGCTGCCCACCCGCTCGAGCAGCTCGACAGCGGCCGCGGCCTTGTTGGTCACGCTGTTGCCGTGCATCTCGATAGCCAGGGTGATTCCGGCGTCCTCGGCCAGGGCGCAGAATTTATTCCCGTCGCCGACCATCCGCTCCCAATCATCTTCACCCAGCAGCTCGCTGTCCTTGTTGCCGGCCCAGATCCGGCAGATATCGGTGCCCAGCAGTTTAGTGATCTGCACTGCCCGGGCCATGTTGGCCTCTTTTTGGACCTGGCTCACCTTTTCGCGCTCCAGGTCCTCGCCCAGGCGCACGTAACAGCCGTAGTGGCTGACTTCCAGGCCCTGCGCCTCGATCGCGTCGCGCGCCTGACGGACCTCGTCATCGGTGCGCGTCAGCGGAAGGTGGTCGGGCTTGCCCCAGGGCTCGATCCCGTCGATACCCGCATCATGCGCCAGTTGCAGCACTTCCTGGAACGGCAGCTCCTGGAATGCTATCGTGCACAGCCCCACTTTCGGGCCGGCGCTCATCGACGGCCGGGCCGCGGAGGCTCCGCCCTGCCGGGCCGAAACCTCATCCCCGCCACCGCAGGCCGATCCGGACACGCCAAGCACAAGTCCTGTCAATCCCAGCTTTTGCAGGAAATCACGTCTGTCCATGCCGCGCTCGCTCATCTATCTTCCTCCCGGCTGCAATTAGTGCAGTTGCCAGATAGTCTTACAGTGGAATTTTTTTCTCATCAGGGCAAAACCGGATACCGCTACCATCATTATATCTATCCGCCGAAATATCAAGAGTCCTCGCGGCAGGGGAAATCCCGCGGCCTGGTCCAGTGTACCGTCCCCGTTTGAATCCCACCTTGATTTATAGAGCCTTTAAGGTTAGTTTTGTTAAGTTTGATTCCGACAGGCAAGTTGTGGAAAGAAACTCGGCAGATCCTGAAAACAAAGTAAATTTCAGCTGAGACCGATAAAAGGTATGTACCGGATATTTTCCGCCCTGCCGGGTCTCTTGATTCTGGCGCTGATTGCCTGCGGAGGCGGGCAGGATACAGAGCGGACCGCCCTGCCGGAAAGCGAACCCGAACTTCAGCAGGCCCCGGCCGACACGTTCGACCTGATGTCGTATTCGGCGCTGGATACCAACAGCGGCGTATTTTACGGAGAATACGACGAGCGGGTGAACGACGAGATCACGGTCGTGGTGAGGCTGGAGGTCACGCTGGAGGACGGCAGGATCACCGGTATCACCTTGCGGGACACCACCTGGGTCCACCCCAGGGCGGCGGAGATAATCCCGCAGAGGATAATCGAGCAGCAGAGGCTGCCGGTTGACGTTGTCTCCGGGGCGTCGGTGGCGAGCTGGTCGATCATGACCGCCACGGCGGTTGCGCTGGAAATTGACCTGACAGTGCTGGATGAACTTGACGATGAGACCGGCACGACCGATAATTAAGTTAGATGCCCTGCGCTAAATCCCACATGGAGGCATAAAAATGTCCGACGAAAGCAACAGCGGAAAACTCAGCCGGAGAGACTTCCTCAAGACAGCGGCCGCCGGCGCGGCGATGATCGGCACGGCGGGCGCATCAGGCTGCAGCAAGGGCGAGGCGGTTGTCCCGAAACGTCTCCTGGGCAAGACCGCCATGAACGTCTCGATCCTGGCGATGGGCGGCGGCAGCGCGCTGTCGATGGTGGAGAAGGACGAGGACGCCCTGGCGCTGATCGACCTGGCCCGGCGCAAGGGGATCAACTATTTCGACACGGGCAG from Candidatus Glassbacteria bacterium includes these protein-coding regions:
- a CDS encoding IS3 family transposase; this translates as PGSPKIAFELQERGIKVSRNRVARRMRRMGLRACTRRRFRVTTNSGHKYPVADNLLQRNFTSDRPNRVWVSDITYVWTHQGWLYLTVFIDLFSRSVVGWSISASLGHEMVVKALKRAVGRRQPPEGLIVHSDRGVQYACRGFTEMLDHHGFVQSMSRKGDCWDNAVAESFFKTIKTELIYQNTFFSRDQAKREIFEYIESYYNGIRRHSTLGYKTPIQFERLKYVA
- a CDS encoding Na+:solute symporter; translation: MVFTGLDWTIFLGYFVLVLAICFYFARRAGRSIQDFFLTGRNLPWYIAGTSMIATTFAADTPLAVAELVGKNGIAGNWFWWNFILGTTLTVFFFSRLWRRSGILTDIEFIELRYTGKPAAFLRGFRSIYLGIFINCVIMAWVNLAMFKILRITMGWDNMWLVVSLCMLIVTIYSAASGLWGAAVADTLHFITAMTGCIILAFVAVGLPEIGGISGLKEKLDPQILNFLPSVAESTGDIDIVGMLKLTWPALFAYLGLQWWASWFPGAEQGGGGYIAQRMMSAKDEKHSLFATLWFNVGHYCLRPWPWILVALVSLVLYPNLELSEKGDGFVMIIRDHLPSGLRGLLIAAFFAAYMSTIATQLNLGTSYLINDFYKRFWTKEASDKHYVKASRVTTVIMMVIALIITSLLQTITGAWIFLIECGAGVGLVFLLRWFWWRVNAWSEISALIAPFIAYGFIKYNTAIEFPHSLFYIVGFTTVVWLVTTMLTRPTNEEHLKAFYRRIHPGGPGWRKIAALVPEVKPDSGYGAMFWCWIASVGLVYSVLFGFGKVILGEFGMGAALLGFAGLMVLTLYMILSKIGWEQVGE
- the galK gene encoding galactokinase, giving the protein MKLQEVLNGLKNRYPQTIEPLREVYNNTEITDHLTRLLVTFAERFPDVEEVGILRAPGRVNLIGEHTDYNGLPVMPMAIDYDILAAFSPREDRRVRIVNPEFPDREFELAERIERYGSGDWGNYIVAGVQGVIDSVGIDKIPRGFNACFYGILPTSAGLSSSSSLVVASGMTALRVAGVEMEPVELAGAMARAEKYTGIDCGEMDQAVSLLGEKDKVLKIDFFPLRVQTVELPPDYTVVVANSMVEAAKTLDAKIAYNTRHTVCKLATALLCRRLELDSANFLRLGDIYYELGQERMLRELKNHFRWHGYSRKELAGELGITLDEFEERYGRTVDGGEIPEPDGGYKLLARARHVITETGRVEESFEAIKAGDGERFGALMNASYYSCRDNYEISHPAIDDLVAIALEAGAAGSRLTGAGFGGCTVSLVADSRLESFMEEVGRRYFEDAIRGYPEARLRYREKAASPLLALKPSSGARVLFE
- a CDS encoding SRPBCC family protein, translating into MGKTYQSTVVEAPAAEVWKTIRDFHDMSWAPNVITKVEAVGGQKGDQTGARRVLNDAFHETLLELDDSGRLIRYSIDQGPPPVSSSDVKNYEGVLRLLPVTEDGTTFVEWSSSWQNNDQACAEFCQGIYVALLADMKQHFS
- a CDS encoding sugar phosphate isomerase/epimerase, with translation MSERGMDRRDFLQKLGLTGLVLGVSGSACGGGDEVSARQGGASAARPSMSAGPKVGLCTIAFQELPFQEVLQLAHDAGIDGIEPWGKPDHLPLTRTDDEVRQARDAIEAQGLEVSHYGCYVRLGEDLEREKVSQVQKEANMARAVQITKLLGTDICRIWAGNKDSELLGEDDWERMVGDGNKFCALAEDAGITLAIEMHGNSVTNKAAAAVELLERVGSPALKLNYQILNNSEDPYERARTAGPHVVMVHAQNTPMQGRGQALICEGAVDFQKVWDILHGQFGFEGYFEIEFVGGETPEQKRAALEADAKCLKGIG